Proteins encoded by one window of Lycium barbarum isolate Lr01 chromosome 11, ASM1917538v2, whole genome shotgun sequence:
- the LOC132618095 gene encoding uncharacterized protein LOC132618095: MLESMWISGVLVLLVSKYSQIKAKGTSMQMVGADWLKSDKQNTILVRGLTYSLALYHMMDTPLEDSPLHVACALVHIIALLFCSFSAIKHTLGVGDFHLHFKMQV; the protein is encoded by the exons ATGCTGGAGAGCATGTGGATTTCTGGTGTTCTTGTCTTATTAGTGTCAAAATATTCTCAA ATTAAGGCTAAAGGCACCTCGATGCAAATGGTGGGTGCGGATTGGTTGAAGTCTGACAAACAGAACACGATATTG GTCCGAGGTTTGACATATAGTCTTGCTCTCTACCATATGATGGATACCCCTTTGGAGGATTCACCTTTGCATGTAGCATGTGCGCTGGTCCATATCATTGCACTTCTCTTTTGTTCCTTCTCAGCTATAAAGCATACATTAG GAGTTGGAGACTTTCATTTACACTTCAAGATGCAAGTTTGA